A window of Corallococcus macrosporus DSM 14697 contains these coding sequences:
- the tnpA gene encoding IS66 family insertion sequence element accessory protein TnpA, with protein MANAELWKKRVEEWRTSGLSAEEYCRGKEFTPSPLYRWSSRLAKAGRGEAEAAVPLVRLVTSPAREEAAPGAGLVVIEAHGARVLVPAGADVATVGVALAALGTASRGGPR; from the coding sequence AGGAGTGGCGCACCAGTGGGCTGAGCGCGGAGGAGTACTGCCGTGGGAAGGAGTTCACGCCCAGCCCGCTGTACCGGTGGTCGAGTCGGCTGGCGAAGGCGGGGCGTGGAGAAGCGGAGGCGGCGGTGCCGCTGGTGAGGCTGGTTACTTCCCCGGCCCGCGAGGAAGCCGCACCTGGTGCAGGACTCGTCGTCATTGAGGCGCACGGGGCGCGGGTGCTGGTGCCCGCGGGGGCGGACGTGGCGACGGTAGGCGTGGCGCTGGCGGCGCTGGGTACGGCGAGCCGGGGCGGGCCGCGATGA